GCATTTTTCCTGCTACGACGTCGGTTACGACAAGAGTTCCTTCGGGTATACCACTTGTTATTTCAGTAAGAATCCCATTACTTAGCCCTATTTGTACAGCGTGAGCAGTAAACGTATTTCCTTCACGTGTCCATACTTTATGTTTAGCTTGACAATCTATTACTTTATCATCATTACCAATAAGCGGTTTGGATGGTGTGAAGCGTAGTGCTTTAGCAGGAATACATAGTACACTGTCTTTTTCTAGAGTGTAAATAGTAACATTTGCGGTTAGTCCAGGCTTTAGTTTTAGATCAGGGTTCTGTGCTGAGATAACAACTTCGTAGGTTACAACATTACTTGTCGTTGTTGCTTCTTGGCGTACTTGAGTTACTTTCCCTTGAAAAGTTTCAGTAGGATATGCGTCCACAGTAAACATTACTCTTTGCCCCTCAGTAATATTTCCTATATCAGCCTCGTCTACATTTGCTACTACTTGCATGTTGGTTAAATCTTTGGCTATGGTAAATAGGGTCGGAGTACTGAATGAAGCTGCTACGGTTTGTCCTTCTTCTACAGCTTTGCTCAAAACAATTCCGTCTATTGGGGAGTAGATCGTGGCATATCCTAAATTTGTTTTTGCTTTGGCAAGACTATTTCTGCTGATGTCATAAGAGTTTTTGGCTTTCTCATAATTATATAGTGCTGTTTCGTAATCAGTGTCAGATACTAATTTCTTTTCATGCAAAGTTTTTACGCGATTATAATTCTTTAATTGGTACTCATATTCTGTTTTAGCATTAGCTAATGTTCCTTTTTGGCTTGCAAGCTCATTTAGCAAATTTGTTTTGTCAAGTTCAGCTATAACTTCTCCTTTCTTAACTTGACTGTTATAATCTACATATATTTTATTGACAATACCAGATACTTGTGTTCCGACTTCTACCTGTGTAACTGCCTCTATAGTTCCGGTAGCTGTTACCAATTTACTAATATTACCTTTTTCTGCTTTGACTGATTCAAAAGTAACTTTGTGTTTAGGTGTAGGCCCCAAAAATACCCATGCTAGTGCTCCTATGGTCACTATTGCAGCAATAATCCAAATAAGTCTCTTTTTATTCATTTCTCTTTGTTTTTATAACTTAATACTTTCTCCTTGATAGAAGCGTAATAACAATGCGTTAAGTATGGCCATATATTTAGCTTGAAGAGTTTGTTGCTTAGCTGCTAACAGGTTGTTTTTTTCGGTTAGTAATTCTACAGTATTCTTCATTCCTAAATTGAATTGTTGACTAATTAAATCGTAGCTTATTTGAGTACTGCGTAGTTTCTCATTAGCTGCCATATAACTTTGCTGAGCACTGTTGGCATCAAGCCAATAGCCTTCTATTGTTTTGAATAGTGCTTTCTCTTCATCAAGCATATTTAATTGGCTTGTTGTGTATTGCAATTTTGCTTTTTCTACAGCACTTTTGTTTTTTCTATTGCTAAAGATGGGTACAGAAAGAGTTACTCCTACGGAATTATTCCATCCATTTTTTACTTGTTGCTCAAAGGTATAGCTGCTGCCACTAGTATGGCTTGTGCCCGTTCCTGCAGTTAAAGTAAGAGTTGGTAGATACCCTGCGCGAGCTATTTTAATTGCTAGTTCTGAATTTTGTACGCTGAGTTTACTTGCTTTAATCTCAGGGCGCAAAGCAAGTGCTGCTTTATATACATCTGTTTTTGTAGGTAGCAAAGTGAGCACATCACTGTCGTTGAGAGTTGGCATAGAAATATCCATTTCTTCTTCTCCATCTAATTCTAATAATTGTTTAAGCTGCAGTTTATAATTCTGTAGTGTGGCTTGTGAGGTAACAAGCTGATATTTATCTGTGCTGCATTGAGATTCTAATTGGGCGTAATCACTCTGTGCAATAGAACCTGCTTTCAACAACTCTTTACCTCGATCTCTCTGCGCTTCTGATATCTTTAGCGTATTTTCGTTGATCTTCACAGACTCAGCAGCATAAAGAATTTGTATATATGCTTGTGCGATATTTGTTTCTATCTCATTTTTACTCGCTTCTACATTAAGTTCATCTATTTTGTTATAAACTTGTTCTTGTTTAATTGTTTTTAAATTTTGCCCTCCATTATATACTGTCCATGATGCATTTAATCCATAATTGGCGTTATAACTGTTCTTTTTTTGATTGCTATCAATAATTAGCTGCCTATTTACATAATTTTGGCTACTACTAAATGATAAGCTCGGGAAAAGAGCAGCTTTAGCTGTTTTTACATCTATATTACTACTCTCAGCAGTTATTTTGTTTTTTCTTATATTGATGTTCTGTTGCATGGCATAATTTATGCAAGAATCAAGATCCCATTTTGTTGAATTCTTCTGAGCTTTAATTTCTGTATTTAGCCCTATCGCTGTGATACAAAGAGTTGTTACTAAGAGTCTTTTTGCGTTTATCATAATCTGTACTATTATTGATAATTTTTGATTTAGCAAAGTTATCTTTGTATATAATAATCTCCAAAAACAATAGACCATTGAGCCTTTTTTATCTGCCAGTTTCTTTAATTTACCGACATTTTGTGCATTATTTTTTTTGTTTAATCAAAACATATAGCCGATTTTTTGTTTATTATAGAGTTATTATTAGTTTTGTATTATAGAACGATAACAAGATGAAACATCTCTTATTACGTATATGGCGTTTTTACTTTGAAGGCTTTCGAAGCATGACCCTGGGTCGCACTTTGTGGTTCATCATACTTATTAAATTATTCATAATGTTTTTTATTCTAAAGCTTTTTTTCTTTCCTAATTTTCTAAATAATAGACCTGAGGGAGAAAGTAAAGAAGAATACGTGGGTAATGAATTAATAAATCGTGCAATTCCTTAATTTTAATTTATGATAAATAGCATTGACACTTCGTTAATTGATTGGTCGAGAGCACAATTTGCTTTAACGGCTATGTATCACTGGCTTTTTGTACCTCTAACTTTGGGGTTGGCTGTAGTGATGGGTATAATGGAAACTTTGTATTACAAAACAGGTAATACGTTCTGGAAACATACTGCTAAGTTTTGGATGAAACTTTTTGGAATTAACTTTGCGGTTGGAGTAGCTACCGGATTGATTTTGGAATTTGAATTTGGAACGAATTGGAGTAACTATTCATGGTTTGTTGGTGATATTTTTGGTGCACCGCTTGCCATAGAAGGTATTTTGGCGTTCTTTATGGAAGCTACTTTTATAGCTGTGATGTTCTTTGGTTGGAATAAAGTAAGCAAAGGATTTCATCTTACTTCTACTTGGTTGACGGGGCTTGGTGCGACTCTTTCCGCATGGTGGATTCTAGTTGCAAATGCATGGATGCAGCATCCTGTAGGTATGGAATTTAATCCAGATACAGTACGTAATGAAATGGTCGATTTTTGGGCTGTAGCTTTTTCTCCTGTAGCTGTGAATAAATTTTTTCACACTGTTCTCTCTGGTTGGGTGTTGGGAGCCATTTTTGTAGTAGGAGTAAGTTCTTGGTTCTTATTAAAGAAACGTAATAAAGAATTTGCTTTAGCCAGCATCAAGATTGGAGCTGTTTTCGGATTAATTGCAACGCTTCTTTCTGCATGGACTGGTGACGGTTCTGGTTATCAAGTTGCTCGTACACAACCAATGAAATTGGCTGCAATGGAAGGTTACTACCATGGAGAGAAAGGAGCTGGTTTAGTTGCTATTGGAATGCTTAATCCGGAAAAGAAGCAGTATGATGATGGGAAAGAGCCATTTATATTTCGTCTTGCTGTACCTAAAATGCTTTCTTTATTAGCTGAAAGGGAATTGAATGCTTATGTACCAGGCATTAATGATATAATAGAAGGGGGCTATACATTGAAAGATGGAACGGTAGCTCTTTCTGCATCAGAAAAAATAGAGCGTGGTAAAAAGGCTATTTCTGCTCTTGCTGCATATCGTTCTGCTAAAAAAGGAGGAAATGTGGCTGTCGCAGATTCTGCTTATACTGTTTTGAAAGACAATGTGGCTTATTTTGGTTATGGCTATATTAAAGATGTTCATGAGTTGGTTCCTAATGTTCCTATCACTTTTTACTCTTTCCGTATAATGGTTATGTTAGGGTTCTATTTTATTCTTTTCTTTGCATTAGTTTTGATCTTTGTGTATAGAGATAAATTGGCATCTATGAAGTGGATGCATTGGATAGCACTTCTAACCATTCCACTTGGTTATATTGCTGCTGAGGCCGGGTGGGTAGTTGCAGAGTGTGGTAGGCAGCCATGGGCTATTCAAGATATGCTTCCTACATCAGCTTCTATCTCTAAACTGGGAGTTGGTTCTGTGCAAACAACATTCTTTATTTTCCTTGTTTTGTTTACTGTTATGCTGATAGCAGAGATCGGTATCATGCTTCGTGAGATAAAAAAAGGACCTGAATTTAATCAATAATAAATATGGATACATACACATTTCTTCAACAATATTGGTGGTTCGTAATTTCTTTGTTAGGAGCACTGTTGGTTCTTTTACTTTTTGTGCAAGGAGGAAACTCTATGCTCTTTAGTCTTCCTAAGACCGAAGATGAGCGCACTATGATGGTTAATTCAACTGGTCGTAAATGGGAGTTTACTTTTACGACATTGGTGACTTTTGGAGGAGCTTTTTTCGCTTCTTTCCCTTTATTCTATAGTACTAGTTTTGGTGGGGCTTATTGGTTGTGGATGATTATTCTTTTTAGTTTTGTTCTTCAAGCTGTGAGCTATGAATTTCAAAGTAAAGCAGGTAACTTGTTGGGCAAAAAAGTTTATCAGGCTTTTTTGGTTGTGAATGGTATATTAGGCCCTGTTCTATTAGGAGGTGCGGTAGCTACTTTTTTTACTGGTTCAAATTTCTTGGTTGATAAGGGAAATATGGTTGAGGGAGCAATGCCAGTAATCAGTAGTTGGGGTAATTCATGGCACGGGCTTGATGCATTAGCTAATCCTTGGAATGTAATTCTAGGATTGGCTGTCTTTTTCTTGGCACGTGTACTGGGGACACTTTACTTTATTAATAATATAAGTGATGAAGCTTTTATTAAACGCTGCCGTCGTGCATTGATCTTTAATGGCGGATTATTTTTAGTTTTCTTTTTAGCTTTTGTTATTCGCACATTATTGGCTGATGGGTTTGCGGTAAATCCTGATACACAAGAAATTTATATGCAGTCTTATAAATATTTTAATAATTTCATGGATATGCCCGTGGTACTTGTTCTCTTTTTATTGGGAGTGGTACTTGTTTTATTCGGTTTAATAATGAGTATTTTTAAGAATACTTTTGATAAAGGCATTTGGTTTACTGGTGCTGGTACAGTCTTTGCTGTACTTGCTTTATTCCTTTGTGCCGGATATAATAATACTGCTTATTACCCCTCTACAATTGATTTACAAAGTTCTTTAACGCTTACTAATAGTTGTTCTAGCCTATTTACCCTTAAAACAATGGCTTATGTTTCTATTCTT
This is a stretch of genomic DNA from uncultured Bacteroides sp.. It encodes these proteins:
- a CDS encoding cytochrome ubiquinol oxidase subunit I; this translates as MINSIDTSLIDWSRAQFALTAMYHWLFVPLTLGLAVVMGIMETLYYKTGNTFWKHTAKFWMKLFGINFAVGVATGLILEFEFGTNWSNYSWFVGDIFGAPLAIEGILAFFMEATFIAVMFFGWNKVSKGFHLTSTWLTGLGATLSAWWILVANAWMQHPVGMEFNPDTVRNEMVDFWAVAFSPVAVNKFFHTVLSGWVLGAIFVVGVSSWFLLKKRNKEFALASIKIGAVFGLIATLLSAWTGDGSGYQVARTQPMKLAAMEGYYHGEKGAGLVAIGMLNPEKKQYDDGKEPFIFRLAVPKMLSLLAERELNAYVPGINDIIEGGYTLKDGTVALSASEKIERGKKAISALAAYRSAKKGGNVAVADSAYTVLKDNVAYFGYGYIKDVHELVPNVPITFYSFRIMVMLGFYFILFFALVLIFVYRDKLASMKWMHWIALLTIPLGYIAAEAGWVVAECGRQPWAIQDMLPTSASISKLGVGSVQTTFFIFLVLFTVMLIAEIGIMLREIKKGPEFNQ
- a CDS encoding DUF4492 domain-containing protein, whose amino-acid sequence is MKHLLLRIWRFYFEGFRSMTLGRTLWFIILIKLFIMFFILKLFFFPNFLNNRPEGESKEEYVGNELINRAIP
- a CDS encoding cytochrome d ubiquinol oxidase subunit II yields the protein MDTYTFLQQYWWFVISLLGALLVLLLFVQGGNSMLFSLPKTEDERTMMVNSTGRKWEFTFTTLVTFGGAFFASFPLFYSTSFGGAYWLWMIILFSFVLQAVSYEFQSKAGNLLGKKVYQAFLVVNGILGPVLLGGAVATFFTGSNFLVDKGNMVEGAMPVISSWGNSWHGLDALANPWNVILGLAVFFLARVLGTLYFINNISDEAFIKRCRRALIFNGGLFLVFFLAFVIRTLLADGFAVNPDTQEIYMQSYKYFNNFMDMPVVLVLFLLGVVLVLFGLIMSIFKNTFDKGIWFTGAGTVFAVLALFLCAGYNNTAYYPSTIDLQSSLTLTNSCSSLFTLKTMAYVSILVPFVLVYIFYAWRKIDSKKIDVEELKEDGGHAY
- a CDS encoding efflux RND transporter periplasmic adaptor subunit → MNKKRLIWIIAAIVTIGALAWVFLGPTPKHKVTFESVKAEKGNISKLVTATGTIEAVTQVEVGTQVSGIVNKIYVDYNSQVKKGEVIAELDKTNLLNELASQKGTLANAKTEYEYQLKNYNRVKTLHEKKLVSDTDYETALYNYEKAKNSYDISRNSLAKAKTNLGYATIYSPIDGIVLSKAVEEGQTVAASFSTPTLFTIAKDLTNMQVVANVDEADIGNITEGQRVMFTVDAYPTETFQGKVTQVRQEATTTSNVVTYEVVISAQNPDLKLKPGLTANVTIYTLEKDSVLCIPAKALRFTPSKPLIGNDDKVIDCQAKHKVWTREGNTFTAHAVQIGLSNGILTEITSGIPEGTLVVTDVVAGKMPWKGSNTSNIKPEEEKSPFMPTRPRSNKKK
- a CDS encoding TolC family protein encodes the protein MINAKRLLVTTLCITAIGLNTEIKAQKNSTKWDLDSCINYAMQQNINIRKNKITAESSNIDVKTAKAALFPSLSFSSSQNYVNRQLIIDSNQKKNSYNANYGLNASWTVYNGGQNLKTIKQEQVYNKIDELNVEASKNEIETNIAQAYIQILYAAESVKINENTLKISEAQRDRGKELLKAGSIAQSDYAQLESQCSTDKYQLVTSQATLQNYKLQLKQLLELDGEEEMDISMPTLNDSDVLTLLPTKTDVYKAALALRPEIKASKLSVQNSELAIKIARAGYLPTLTLTAGTGTSHTSGSSYTFEQQVKNGWNNSVGVTLSVPIFSNRKNKSAVEKAKLQYTTSQLNMLDEEKALFKTIEGYWLDANSAQQSYMAANEKLRSTQISYDLISQQFNLGMKNTVELLTEKNNLLAAKQQTLQAKYMAILNALLLRFYQGESIKL